The window ATGCGGTGAATGCTcctgaatcttttcggcatacgATGGGTGGTGTTTAGAAAGGAATAAAAAATGTTTTGAAGGGAAAGCAACACCCATCACTTTTGTAAAGTTCAGATGTATTAACTGAAACTTTTGCTTATTGAAAGTAACTTCTTGGTGCTCAGTCTATTCAACAAACTATTTCGCTTACATAAAAAGAAGTAGCTAATATGGCAATATCTAAGATAAAGATGCCATGATCCAAAATTAATCCTCTCTTAACCCATTTTCCTATAGGAGAAATCAGTTTGAAGAAAATCTTTGAACAACCTAACATCACAAGCATTAAAGAGAAGAGGGAATGATTAGTTCCCAGACGTAGAACCCTCTGCTCTGTTACCTGCAATTTCTATACACTCCGCTGCTCGTAAAGGTGGAGGTTCATTAAACTTTAGTACGTAGGCAGTGAAATGAACAGACTGCAATGGCATTATTACTTGAGCATCTAAATATGCATTGCAGGAGAAACACCATACTGATAAATCACTGCtccagaaaaggaaaaggaaattcCAGTAAAAACGTACATCTTTAGCTCAAACATGTGCGTATTCACAAAGACAAATGAATTGACAAAAAGTAGTATTGTGTTGTCAGAGAAGTTACCTAAAGCTGAGTGCAATAGAGTGATTGCTCTGCTTGTAATGCTCGAGCATGTGCTTATTAACAAATCGACTGCAAAGAACCTCCTTGCAGCACAAACATAGCCAGTTCTCTGCTGGGTGTTGACACCTTACAAAAACAAATTCACACACTGTCACCAAATTTCTTTGCTTCTAAAAACAATATCCATTTAGCTAACTCAAGCCAGCATAGAAGGTTTAATAGTAAAGTCAGCCGTAGAAAATAAAAACTAGTCTTTCCTGAGATTGGAATAACTATACGTGATTATCATACAGATGGATGGAAGTCTATAAATACATGCAACTACACCTTGTATGGGCTATTAATTCCAATATATAGAGTTAAAAACAACAGAATTGAGAGTGACTAGCCACTACTTTCCTTAATAAGCTAGTGAGTATGAAATAATACACAAAATGGAAAAATTACCTTTTAGAACCATAAGGATATTAATCAATAAACTTTAGAGGAGtaaaaaatgttatttttctaAAACAAGATAAAGTCACATATGCTTCATCAACCTTGAAACAAGTCCATACTTCTTCTCTGTCCACGTCTTTGGGCTTCTCAAATAGAGAAATGGTCTAAGGTTCTAGGAGAAAAGGAAGACTGTTGCAGCACCTATATTATGGGGTACTTGAAACTGTGAAATGTAGCAACATTTTAGACATGACATTTCAATTCATGGCACTTTAATCTGGATATAAATTTTGAGTAGCTAAACATTGAAAATCTAATAGCCTTAAAATTGTTTATTACATGTACTGGATTCTATAAGTTCAAAAGAGATTAGGGCTGTAGGAAGATGAACCTGTTGCAAGGAGTGTCTGGAGTTGGAATGTGAGTGAGATCGGAGgataaagaagtcaggtgatcACAGTAACTTAGGGGCTCAACCCAACCAGATTCGGACCCATAGAGCATcagtatctcatcttcttcatcaacggTAAGTGAAGTCGACGAAGAAGCTTCATTAGCCATGGATCAACTGTGGACAAATTATGCTGTGTTAGCCACATTTCTGAAAGGAACCACACAAAGTTGAAATATCATTTCGTATCAGATATGCTATTATGATGAAAGAGGATTTTGAAAATCAAGGATGTGAAATGATTAGCATGTAAGATCTTGTCTGGGTAAAATGATTATTAGTTAGCAAAGATTAAGATACCAATCAATTGAATGAACATTTTTGAATCTTTTTTTCTACCTTTTTTATATACAACCAAATGGAAGAATATCCTATTTAATAGTTGAATGACATAAGCGTATAAAGATTtagtaattaaaaagaaaagaaaacaaaagagtagAAAACATTGAGACAACAGCACCACGACATGACAAAGTTAAGTTAAGCCCTCCAAAGCAACTACACTTACAAGCCCAAATGTAATACTAAAAGATATACCAATAAAAACTTATGAATGCACAGTGCTAAGATATAAAGAGTAAATGCAACAAAACTTGAACACGGATAAACAAACATAAGTTCAGAAGGACTTCGTTCCCGTGACCCCCAAACATACAAAAGGTTACAAAGTGTTGAATTTGGTGCTATCAAATTAAGAAAGATGCACCCTCAATGCCTTCTGGGTCTGAGTCTGTCACACAGGACTTGCCTAGTTCGGTTTACATCCCGGGTGTGGTTTGCAGGCTATTACACAGAGGGGGTTTACCCAGTGCGCACAGAGTGCTCGCCACAGGGTGCTCACCCTGTGGGTGAGCCTGTAGCGGCTG is drawn from Nicotiana tabacum cultivar K326 chromosome 9, ASM71507v2, whole genome shotgun sequence and contains these coding sequences:
- the LOC107771251 gene encoding uncharacterized protein LOC107771251; protein product: MANEASSSTSLTVDEEDEILMLYGSESGWVEPLSYCDHLTSLSSDLTHIPTPDTPCNRCQHPAENWLCLCCKEVLCSRFVNKHMLEHYKQSNHSIALSFSDLSVWCFSCNAYLDAQVIMPLQSVHFTAYVLKFNEPPPLRAAECIEIAGNRAEGSTSGN